The following proteins come from a genomic window of Nostoc sp. TCL26-01:
- a CDS encoding SPFH domain-containing protein, with amino-acid sequence MEPIIAIVLALIGYALGSTKIINEGNAAIVERLGRRHRTLSPGLNFIVPLVDQIVMEDTTREQFIDIKPQNVITKDNIYLEVDAILYWRIREIEKSFYAIEDLQGALTQLATTTLREVIAQNTVEETNVTREEMNRSILGQLNETTANWGVEIIRLDIQRITPPESVRKTMEEERAAEFKKRALISEAEGERQAAIKKAEGTMTSIQIIAEALSSNPESKEILRYLVAQDHINASYRLGESQNAKVVFVDPGKSGELMKEVIAESANTEGNGKMSGE; translated from the coding sequence ATGGAGCCAATTATTGCAATAGTCTTAGCGCTCATCGGCTATGCCTTGGGATCTACAAAAATTATCAATGAAGGAAACGCCGCTATTGTTGAACGCTTGGGAAGAAGACATCGGACACTAAGTCCAGGTTTAAACTTTATTGTTCCTTTGGTTGATCAGATTGTGATGGAAGATACCACACGAGAGCAATTCATCGACATCAAGCCACAAAACGTGATCACCAAGGATAATATTTACCTAGAAGTTGATGCTATTCTTTATTGGCGGATTAGAGAAATTGAGAAAAGCTTTTATGCCATTGAAGACTTGCAAGGAGCGCTAACTCAGCTGGCGACAACCACCCTCCGGGAAGTGATTGCTCAAAATACCGTCGAGGAAACCAATGTCACCAGAGAAGAAATGAACCGTTCCATCTTAGGTCAGTTGAATGAGACAACAGCCAATTGGGGTGTAGAAATCATCCGCTTAGATATTCAAAGGATTACACCCCCAGAGAGTGTACGCAAGACAATGGAAGAGGAACGCGCTGCTGAATTCAAAAAACGAGCGCTCATTTCTGAAGCGGAAGGGGAACGGCAAGCAGCTATTAAAAAAGCCGAAGGAACCATGACTTCTATCCAGATCATTGCTGAAGCCTTAAGCAGCAATCCTGAAAGTAAAGAAATTCTCCGTTATTTGGTAGCTCAAGATCACATCAATGCTAGCTACAGGCTAGGAGAAAGTCAAAATGCCAAAGTAGTATTTGTAGATCCGGGAAAATCAGGTGAATTAATGAAAGAAGTTATTGCCGAGTCAGCAAATACCGAAGGTAATGGGAAAATGAGTGGTGAGTAA
- a CDS encoding GTPase family protein — MVRLKLWQWVILATPIALIMIFLLVSAGMQIHAWRLNWIWAVFTLVFLGWRWLLVKWTQPAIKQVEAALAEVREELISPGEDATIPTPASDATQQAEAALQEILTIAQSDRPIWEDWSTFWQRCQDLVRAIALIYYPEVPYPLLNIYVPQAYGLIRGTVDDLDQWMQKLSPALNQVTLGQAYQAYDVYRKLEPSARKLWRVWNWAQWLFNPVAAVANRATKGYTNQANQQLLVNLGQLLREAALKNLCRQAIALYSGTTAPTFTTPALPKTKTQALQNILSQAQPVEKVEQQPVNILLAGRTGAGKSSLINTLFQGNLATVDVLPSTDQIQDYHWQTPSGETLRLWDTPGYEQVKRGDLRKLVLDYVSEADLLLLVTPVLDPALQMDVDFLQEIKSTVADIPVIAVITQVDKLRPIREWQPPYDWQWGDKPKETAIREATAYRGQLLGDLCSLVLPVVTSDPQTGRIPWGIEALSLGLINAIAPAKQLRLARFLQNLEARIVATAKIIDHYTFQMATTQGLTALLKSPVLQFIATLSTGSPTLAYLLAEQIPVEQLPIVIGKLQMAYDLFSLLKTADSHTQNFDLLSLWPLLLENPASPDRNAWAFGHALVEYWTQDLTIAQLKERFDYYLQT, encoded by the coding sequence ATGGTGCGCTTAAAATTGTGGCAATGGGTCATCTTAGCAACACCGATCGCCTTGATCATGATTTTCTTACTTGTATCCGCAGGGATGCAAATTCATGCGTGGCGACTGAATTGGATTTGGGCAGTGTTTACCCTGGTGTTTTTGGGTTGGCGTTGGTTATTGGTGAAATGGACACAACCAGCAATTAAACAGGTGGAAGCCGCCTTAGCAGAAGTCCGAGAAGAATTGATCTCCCCAGGAGAGGATGCAACTATACCCACCCCAGCCAGTGATGCTACACAACAAGCAGAAGCCGCATTGCAAGAAATCCTCACCATAGCTCAAAGCGATCGCCCGATTTGGGAAGATTGGTCAACTTTTTGGCAGCGATGTCAAGATTTAGTCAGGGCGATCGCGCTGATTTACTATCCGGAAGTTCCCTATCCCCTACTCAATATCTATGTTCCCCAAGCTTATGGCTTAATTCGCGGTACAGTCGATGATCTAGACCAGTGGATGCAAAAACTATCCCCTGCCCTCAATCAAGTCACCCTGGGACAGGCATACCAAGCATACGATGTCTACCGCAAACTAGAACCATCAGCACGAAAACTCTGGCGAGTATGGAACTGGGCGCAGTGGTTGTTCAATCCTGTGGCTGCGGTGGCCAATCGTGCCACCAAGGGCTACACTAACCAGGCAAATCAGCAATTATTAGTTAATTTAGGGCAATTATTGCGAGAAGCTGCCTTAAAAAACCTCTGCCGACAGGCGATCGCTCTCTACAGTGGCACTACAGCACCAACATTTACCACACCCGCCTTACCTAAAACCAAGACACAAGCACTACAAAACATCCTCTCCCAAGCCCAACCAGTCGAAAAAGTTGAGCAGCAACCAGTCAATATCCTCCTCGCCGGCAGAACAGGTGCAGGGAAAAGCAGCTTGATTAACACATTATTTCAAGGCAACCTGGCAACAGTTGATGTGTTACCTAGTACAGATCAAATTCAGGATTATCACTGGCAAACCCCCAGTGGAGAAACTTTAAGACTGTGGGATACACCAGGATACGAACAAGTCAAGCGGGGAGATTTACGCAAGCTGGTGTTAGATTATGTCAGTGAAGCTGATTTACTATTGTTAGTCACACCTGTACTTGATCCAGCCTTACAAATGGATGTGGATTTTTTGCAAGAGATTAAATCCACAGTTGCAGACATCCCGGTGATCGCCGTGATCACTCAAGTAGACAAGTTGCGTCCCATCCGGGAATGGCAACCACCCTATGATTGGCAATGGGGCGACAAACCCAAAGAAACCGCAATTCGAGAAGCTACAGCATATCGAGGGCAATTATTAGGTGATTTATGCAGTCTAGTTTTGCCAGTCGTCACCAGCGATCCACAAACAGGGAGAATTCCTTGGGGCATAGAGGCTTTATCCTTGGGATTAATAAATGCGATCGCTCCTGCTAAACAGTTAAGACTAGCCCGCTTTTTGCAAAATCTAGAAGCCCGTATCGTGGCAACTGCTAAAATTATTGACCACTACACATTCCAGATGGCAACCACCCAAGGATTAACCGCACTCCTCAAAAGTCCTGTACTTCAGTTCATTGCTACACTCTCCACAGGTTCCCCAACGTTGGCTTATCTCCTAGCAGAACAAATTCCTGTAGAACAGTTACCCATCGTCATTGGTAAACTTCAGATGGCTTATGACTTGTTCTCACTGTTAAAAACAGCAGACTCCCACACACAAAATTTTGATTTACTATCCCTATGGCCCCTACTGTTAGAAAATCCTGCTTCACCAGATCGTAACGCCTGGGCATTTGGTCATGCACTAGTCGAGTACTGGACTCAGGATTTGACAATTGCTCAACTCAAAGAACGTTTTGACTACTATCTACAGACGTAG
- a CDS encoding SLBB domain-containing protein — MLNTGSLQFLTQPAVSAALLTAVHLILPSASLAQGQPVSPTRPPVFPNSQTVPVPNQRVSPPVQVDTKYLLGGGDLIRVNVFEVPDYGGEYQIPPGGAINLPLIGSISVLGLTTEQAADVITDKYRRFLKRPQIAVNLLSPRPINILVAGEVTRPGAYTLSLQGGAGNNPGVQYPTVLAALTIAQGVTLAADVTEVKLKRKLGASGEQIVTLNLKDLIQTGNATQDITLRDGDVVFVPTATKFNVAEARNLFAANFAASQTVPRTVAVIGEVNRPGSYLVTTGGGAEGGAATGGTTSSGLPTVTRAIQLAGGITSQADIRNLKLRRPTRTGGEQTIDLNLWQLLQSGDVNQDVLVQDGDTIVIPTATEINPAEATQLATTTLSPDKIQVGVVGEVKRPGAVDLKPNSSLNQALLAAGGFNDARASRGSVDLIRLNPNGSVTKREVKVDFAQGINEQTNPILRNNDVVLVGRAGAAKTSDTFNLFAGPLGIILNLVRFFGI; from the coding sequence ATGCTTAACACAGGTTCGCTGCAATTTTTGACCCAGCCTGCTGTAAGTGCAGCTTTGTTAACGGCTGTTCATCTTATTTTACCATCTGCCAGCCTAGCTCAGGGACAACCAGTTTCACCAACTAGACCACCAGTATTTCCTAATTCTCAAACAGTACCCGTACCCAACCAACGAGTATCACCACCAGTACAAGTAGATACAAAATACTTATTAGGCGGTGGTGACCTAATTCGTGTCAATGTATTTGAAGTACCGGACTATGGTGGTGAATATCAAATTCCGCCAGGAGGAGCGATTAATTTACCTTTGATTGGTAGCATTTCTGTATTGGGATTAACCACCGAACAAGCTGCTGATGTCATTACCGATAAATATCGTCGGTTCTTAAAACGTCCCCAGATTGCTGTCAATCTTTTATCTCCCCGTCCTATCAATATTTTGGTGGCTGGAGAAGTCACCCGTCCCGGAGCTTATACTTTGAGCTTACAAGGCGGTGCGGGTAACAATCCAGGGGTACAATATCCCACAGTCCTGGCTGCACTCACCATCGCACAGGGAGTCACCTTGGCAGCTGATGTCACCGAAGTCAAACTGAAGCGGAAACTAGGCGCTTCTGGTGAACAAATTGTCACGCTGAATTTGAAAGACTTGATCCAAACAGGTAATGCCACACAAGATATTACCTTAAGGGATGGAGATGTGGTATTTGTGCCAACTGCGACTAAATTCAATGTAGCAGAAGCACGCAATTTATTTGCCGCTAACTTTGCCGCCAGTCAAACTGTACCGCGTACAGTAGCCGTCATTGGGGAAGTAAATCGTCCTGGTTCTTATCTTGTGACTACAGGTGGTGGTGCAGAAGGCGGTGCTGCTACAGGTGGTACTACAAGTAGTGGTTTACCAACCGTCACTAGAGCAATTCAATTAGCTGGTGGGATTACTTCACAAGCTGATATTCGTAATTTGAAGCTACGTAGACCCACAAGAACTGGTGGTGAACAAACCATAGACTTAAACCTTTGGCAACTGTTGCAGAGTGGAGATGTCAATCAAGACGTACTTGTGCAAGATGGAGACACAATTGTCATTCCTACTGCCACAGAGATTAACCCAGCCGAAGCGACACAATTAGCTACTACCACTTTGTCCCCTGATAAAATTCAAGTTGGTGTAGTTGGCGAAGTCAAAAGACCAGGTGCTGTAGATTTGAAACCCAATAGCTCATTAAACCAAGCATTACTGGCGGCTGGTGGCTTTAATGATGCTAGAGCTAGTAGAGGTAGTGTAGATTTAATTCGCCTGAACCCCAATGGTTCTGTAACTAAACGGGAAGTAAAAGTTGATTTTGCTCAAGGAATTAACGAACAAACCAATCCCATTCTCCGAAATAATGATGTTGTGCTAGTTGGACGCGCTGGAGCAGCTAAGACTAGTGACACCTTTAACTTGTTTGCTGGCCCACTAGGGATTATTCTCAACCTAGTGAGATTTTTCGGCATTTAA
- the folP gene encoding dihydropteroate synthase, protein MCSKLVIGDRCFIWGQRTYLMGVLNVTPDSFSDGGKFNTTSAALAQARAMVAAGADILDIGGQSTRPGAEQITIAEELERVLPILAAIRSEISVPISVDTTRALVAKASIEAGSDMINDISGGTFDSQMLPTVASLGVPIVLMHIRGTPQTMQQLTDYPDVMAEISRFLTKQIATAKTLGIEENKIIIDPGIGFAKNHEQNLEILRRLHSLKTLNSPILVGASRKSFIGRILNQPDPKARVWGTAAACCAAIFHGADILRVHDVQEMRDVSLVADALFRGQ, encoded by the coding sequence ATGTGTAGCAAATTAGTAATTGGCGATCGCTGTTTCATTTGGGGACAGCGTACTTATTTAATGGGCGTATTAAATGTTACGCCTGATAGTTTTAGTGATGGAGGTAAATTTAATACTACTTCTGCCGCTTTAGCCCAAGCTAGAGCAATGGTAGCAGCTGGTGCTGATATTCTTGATATCGGCGGTCAATCAACTAGGCCAGGCGCAGAACAAATCACAATAGCCGAAGAATTAGAACGAGTATTGCCCATATTGGCAGCGATCAGATCAGAAATCTCTGTACCAATCTCTGTAGATACCACAAGAGCATTAGTAGCAAAAGCCTCTATAGAAGCAGGGTCAGATATGATTAATGATATTTCTGGCGGTACTTTTGACTCACAAATGTTGCCAACAGTAGCCAGTTTAGGTGTACCGATAGTTTTGATGCACATCCGAGGAACACCCCAGACGATGCAGCAATTAACTGACTATCCAGATGTAATGGCAGAAATTTCTCGTTTTTTAACCAAGCAAATAGCGACAGCAAAAACTCTAGGCATCGAGGAAAACAAAATTATCATTGATCCTGGTATTGGCTTTGCCAAAAACCATGAGCAAAACCTAGAAATTTTGCGCCGCTTGCATTCATTAAAAACACTCAATAGTCCTATTTTAGTAGGAGCTTCCCGTAAAAGTTTTATTGGTCGGATTTTAAACCAACCAGATCCCAAAGCTAGAGTTTGGGGAACTGCTGCGGCCTGTTGTGCAGCAATTTTTCATGGTGCTGATATCCTCCGCGTCCACGATGTTCAAGAAATGCGTGATGTATCCCTAGTTGCTGATGCCTTGTTTCGAGGTCAATAG
- a CDS encoding right-handed parallel beta-helix repeat-containing protein, which translates to MTTNKNRKALQHYSVIFFLCSFLSTLFLDISWINAKFGQLISANTSKVSAQVPPKVYYVSQYGNNTNPGTIDRPWRNINYAIGASSPVKAGDTILVQPGTYTGLITLGKSGSSTGGKITLKANGKVIIRDPDPINGGFREGVIQAAGKSYWVIDGFRIENTSWAGIALRDASNIIVQNNYTYQTGASGIIVLPEYYYNGGELEVTNSNIKILKNTVERANWRWTSNASIEGTQEALSIWGVDGFEVAYNTLKDGNREGIDIKVGSRNGTVHDNIVTRQALVSGTPNGYRGGPAIYIDGNRAAMYAIDIYNNVVYGNTADAIVIADEDPNIGDVSDICVYNNIIYGNGILGVNGGVGILVGRNVREVEIAHNTLAKNVQAIVIDGASFYGGPRPRDILVRNNIFADSTYRNGYIVDVDNLTIDNNLFTNKFADFYDIGGGLNNLIAFNNTKVPSIGFVNLVGNDFHLTSTSPAINIGSPYISTYLQFDKDGVQRIKSAGASVDVGAYKYVSPI; encoded by the coding sequence ATGACAACAAACAAAAACCGGAAAGCGCTTCAGCATTATTCCGTGATCTTTTTCCTGTGCAGCTTTTTATCTACGCTCTTCTTAGATATTAGCTGGATCAATGCTAAATTTGGCCAGCTAATTTCTGCAAATACATCAAAGGTATCAGCTCAAGTACCGCCAAAGGTATACTACGTTTCTCAATACGGTAACAATACCAATCCCGGTACGATAGATAGACCTTGGAGAAATATTAACTATGCAATTGGAGCCAGTTCTCCGGTAAAGGCCGGGGATACTATTTTGGTACAACCAGGGACTTATACTGGGCTAATCACCCTGGGTAAATCTGGTAGTAGTACGGGGGGTAAGATCACACTCAAAGCTAATGGGAAAGTGATTATCCGTGATCCTGACCCCATTAATGGTGGCTTTCGAGAAGGTGTGATTCAAGCAGCAGGTAAGAGTTATTGGGTAATTGATGGCTTCCGGATTGAGAACACATCTTGGGCAGGAATTGCTCTGCGTGATGCTAGCAACATAATTGTGCAAAACAACTATACTTACCAAACTGGTGCTTCCGGTATTATCGTTTTGCCTGAGTACTACTATAACGGTGGAGAACTTGAGGTCACGAATAGCAATATCAAGATCCTCAAAAACACTGTTGAGAGAGCCAACTGGAGATGGACAAGCAACGCTTCTATAGAAGGAACTCAAGAAGCCTTGAGTATTTGGGGTGTCGATGGCTTTGAGGTGGCTTACAACACTCTCAAAGATGGCAATCGTGAAGGTATTGATATAAAAGTTGGTTCTCGTAATGGCACAGTCCACGACAATATCGTTACTCGTCAAGCCCTAGTTTCGGGTACACCTAACGGCTATCGAGGTGGCCCCGCTATCTATATTGATGGCAACCGGGCTGCTATGTATGCGATTGACATCTACAACAATGTTGTTTACGGCAATACTGCTGATGCAATTGTCATTGCTGACGAAGATCCTAATATTGGAGATGTGTCTGATATTTGCGTTTACAACAATATTATCTACGGCAATGGCATCTTGGGAGTGAATGGTGGTGTCGGTATTCTTGTAGGTAGAAATGTCCGTGAAGTTGAGATTGCCCACAATACTCTTGCTAAGAATGTTCAAGCGATTGTGATTGACGGTGCTTCTTTTTATGGAGGGCCTAGACCTCGTGACATTCTAGTACGCAACAATATCTTTGCCGATAGCACTTACCGTAATGGGTATATCGTCGATGTGGACAATTTGACCATTGATAACAACTTATTTACCAATAAGTTTGCCGACTTTTATGATATTGGGGGTGGACTTAACAACCTGATTGCTTTTAACAATACTAAAGTTCCGTCAATTGGATTTGTCAATTTAGTCGGTAATGATTTTCATCTCACATCTACTTCACCGGCAATTAATATTGGCTCTCCCTACATCAGTACGTATCTACAATTTGATAAGGACGGTGTGCAAAGAATTAAAAGCGCTGGGGCTAGCGTTGATGTAGGTGCTTATAAGTATGTAAGTCCTATTTAA
- a CDS encoding ABC transporter ATP-binding protein, with amino-acid sequence MQSFTDTPDSHLTTVNTPPVVVTSELRKVYRTGFWMNQKVVSLKSCSLEVYQGETFGLLGPNGAGKTTLLKLLLGIIRPTSGKGLLLGKPLGDRLTKQHLGYLPENPYLYEYLTGWEFLELAAGLFQIPASIQRQRIPQLLDLVGLSVADARKKQMRRYSKGMLQRVGMAQALINDPQLIFLDEPMSGLDPLGRYRMREIILSLKAAGKTIFFNSHILSEVEQICDRIAILTQGELICTGSLAELLGSENTYYVKGQGGDWEILKKWLPNLVFEADGSWQGTLQADYYDFLASLRLMGGQIISINLSRYSLEEFFIQQIQKQNISVNE; translated from the coding sequence ATGCAGTCTTTTACGGACACCCCTGATTCTCACCTAACTACTGTCAACACTCCGCCAGTAGTTGTTACCTCTGAGTTGCGAAAAGTTTATCGCACTGGCTTTTGGATGAATCAAAAAGTTGTCTCCCTCAAAAGCTGTTCTTTGGAAGTTTATCAGGGAGAAACTTTTGGTTTATTGGGACCCAATGGTGCGGGGAAAACCACACTTTTAAAATTGTTATTAGGAATTATCCGTCCTACATCTGGCAAGGGATTATTATTGGGTAAACCGTTAGGCGATCGCTTAACTAAGCAACACCTTGGCTATTTACCAGAAAATCCCTATTTGTATGAATATCTCACCGGTTGGGAATTTTTGGAGTTAGCGGCTGGCTTATTTCAAATCCCTGCTAGTATACAACGTCAACGCATTCCCCAATTGCTAGATTTGGTGGGTTTATCTGTAGCTGATGCCCGCAAAAAGCAGATGCGGCGTTATTCCAAAGGAATGCTACAGCGTGTAGGCATGGCACAGGCATTAATTAATGATCCTCAATTAATATTTTTAGATGAACCCATGTCTGGTTTAGATCCCTTGGGACGTTACCGGATGCGAGAAATTATCCTATCCCTAAAAGCCGCAGGTAAGACGATTTTCTTTAATAGTCATATTTTGAGTGAAGTAGAACAAATATGCGATCGCATCGCCATTCTTACTCAAGGTGAATTAATTTGCACTGGTTCTTTGGCTGAACTCTTGGGCAGTGAAAACACATATTATGTTAAAGGTCAAGGTGGTGATTGGGAAATTCTCAAAAAATGGCTACCCAATTTAGTATTCGAGGCTGATGGTTCTTGGCAAGGAACACTGCAAGCAGATTACTATGATTTTCTCGCAAGTCTGCGTTTAATGGGTGGACAAATTATTTCCATAAACTTATCTCGTTACTCTTTAGAAGAGTTTTTCATTCAACAAATCCAAAAACAAAATATCTCAGTTAATGAGTAG